In a genomic window of Spirochaetaceae bacterium:
- a CDS encoding PAS domain-containing protein: MSTRILVVTSGGDAATTLQAQLQDLGHRVCGTVHDRREVCARAAELRPRLVVIDLAPGREEDDGALATQLGNRFAIPVVYLRTAAARGSDVELDLPNLFGFLRYPCGTRQLGLTISLALARHRRERGLQRTIAELRRRRHLGAYCFDCLPDGLMLTGADGRLLLVNQVAARIVRMHNRAGQSTEYGMFRVDRETPVALQELLAAPAAAGGTIFVRNQDHPNGALLSITAHPLTDSDGATLGRVVMLRDVTRLDEMEAGVRQAATDLQRQNRLLEAVLDSIGDGVIVADRDGKYEIYNRGARRIQGPPVSSHESDAASEHYGLYAPDGSTLVPADELALPRALRNEATVNMELYVRNRHRPEGAWVQVSGNPLRDQSGAVRGGVIVFHDVTDDRRNEDTLQRMTDALRAQTRTMEIVFDSISDGVVAADGDGRFTLFNPAAERMVGKGMTNAGTDQWSEEYGIFFVDGETPVPTDELPLVRAIRGESMDDLALFLRNEGVPDGVYISVNGRPLRGALEAVVSEEARGGVITFRDVTERVRTEEALMQAFSQGRMEVLDTILHNIGNAINSVAVGTGTIREELREDHASRGLRALAQAVAAHDDDWISYLRNDPQGRQVRPFVAALAQQFGAKHDRMLRAIERVVERVSHIMDIIRTQRSLSESAPVFKDIDVRQAVMNAVNVVQDSLAQRAIEVQIDCGRKPVTVRIQESRFHQMLVNLVKNAIDAIDELNQRAPAEGGAARPRVRIVARVTGQVLELKVMDNGTGLEPESLRTIFRPGYTTRPERSGLGLHSAANYVIGTGGSIEAQSDGIGHGTTIHVKLRVPDPPRSQTATRD; encoded by the coding sequence GTGAGCACGCGCATCCTGGTCGTCACATCCGGCGGTGACGCGGCGACCACCCTGCAGGCGCAGCTCCAGGATCTCGGTCATCGGGTGTGCGGTACGGTGCACGATCGCCGGGAGGTATGCGCCCGCGCGGCGGAGCTGCGGCCCAGGCTGGTCGTGATCGACCTTGCGCCGGGCCGAGAGGAGGACGACGGCGCGCTCGCGACGCAACTCGGCAACCGGTTCGCCATTCCCGTGGTGTATCTGCGCACCGCGGCCGCCCGCGGCTCCGACGTGGAGCTCGATCTGCCCAACCTGTTCGGCTTCCTGCGGTATCCGTGCGGGACACGCCAGCTCGGCCTCACGATCAGCCTCGCCCTGGCCCGCCACAGGCGCGAGCGTGGGCTGCAGCGGACGATCGCCGAGCTACGTCGACGGCGGCATCTCGGCGCCTACTGCTTCGATTGCCTGCCGGACGGCTTGATGCTGACCGGCGCCGACGGCCGCCTGCTGCTGGTCAACCAGGTCGCGGCACGGATCGTCCGGATGCACAACCGTGCGGGGCAGAGCACCGAGTACGGCATGTTCCGCGTCGACCGCGAGACTCCGGTTGCGCTGCAGGAACTGCTGGCCGCGCCCGCCGCTGCCGGCGGCACGATCTTCGTACGCAACCAGGACCATCCGAACGGCGCGCTCCTGAGTATTACCGCGCACCCGCTGACTGACAGCGATGGTGCCACGCTCGGGCGTGTGGTCATGCTCCGCGACGTGACTCGGCTCGACGAGATGGAGGCGGGTGTCCGGCAGGCTGCCACCGATCTGCAGCGCCAGAACCGCCTCCTGGAAGCCGTGCTCGACAGCATCGGCGACGGCGTGATCGTGGCGGACCGCGACGGCAAGTACGAGATCTACAATCGCGGCGCAAGGCGCATTCAGGGGCCACCCGTGTCCAGTCACGAGTCCGACGCGGCCTCTGAGCACTACGGGTTGTACGCTCCCGACGGGAGCACACTCGTTCCCGCTGACGAACTCGCGCTGCCACGCGCGCTGCGCAACGAGGCGACCGTCAACATGGAACTCTACGTACGCAATCGGCATCGCCCGGAAGGAGCCTGGGTGCAAGTCAGCGGGAACCCGCTGCGAGACCAGTCGGGCGCCGTTCGCGGCGGCGTAATCGTCTTCCACGACGTCACTGACGACAGGAGGAACGAGGACACCCTGCAGCGCATGACCGACGCGCTGCGGGCGCAGACGCGAACCATGGAGATCGTGTTCGACAGCATTAGCGATGGCGTCGTGGCGGCCGATGGAGACGGCCGCTTCACCCTGTTCAATCCGGCCGCCGAGCGCATGGTCGGCAAGGGCATGACGAATGCGGGCACGGACCAATGGTCAGAGGAATACGGCATTTTCTTCGTCGACGGTGAAACCCCGGTGCCGACCGACGAGTTGCCGCTGGTGAGAGCCATCCGAGGGGAGTCGATGGACGACTTGGCTCTGTTCCTGCGCAACGAGGGCGTCCCGGACGGCGTGTACATCAGTGTCAACGGCCGCCCACTGCGGGGAGCGCTCGAGGCGGTCGTATCCGAGGAAGCGCGAGGAGGAGTCATCACGTTTCGCGACGTGACCGAACGGGTCCGCACGGAGGAAGCGCTGATGCAGGCGTTCTCTCAGGGCCGCATGGAGGTGCTCGACACGATTCTCCACAACATCGGCAACGCCATCAACAGCGTCGCCGTGGGCACCGGCACGATCCGCGAGGAGCTAAGGGAGGACCACGCGTCGCGTGGGCTGCGCGCCCTGGCGCAGGCGGTGGCCGCGCATGACGACGACTGGATCAGCTACCTCCGGAACGATCCGCAGGGGCGCCAGGTGCGTCCGTTTGTTGCAGCGCTGGCGCAGCAGTTCGGTGCGAAGCACGATCGCATGCTGCGCGCCATCGAGAGGGTGGTCGAACGGGTGTCGCACATCATGGATATCATCCGAACTCAGCGATCGCTGAGTGAGTCGGCGCCGGTGTTCAAGGACATTGATGTGCGGCAGGCAGTGATGAATGCGGTCAACGTGGTGCAGGATTCGCTGGCGCAACGCGCAATCGAGGTGCAGATCGACTGCGGCCGCAAGCCGGTGACGGTACGTATCCAGGAGAGCAGGTTCCATCAGATGCTCGTGAACCTCGTGAAGAACGCGATCGACGCGATCGACGAACTGAACCAGCGGGCACCGGCCGAGGGTGGCGCGGCCCGTCCGCGGGTGCGGATCGTAGCCCGGGTAACGGGGCAGGTACTGGAGCTCAAGGTGATGGACAACGGCACAGGCCTGGAACCGGAATCCTTACGGACGATCTTTCGCCCGGGCTACACCACCAGGCCGGAGCGCAGTGGACTGGGCCTGCACTCCGCCGCCAACTACGTAATTGGAACGGGAGGAAGCATCGAGGCGCAGAGCGACGGCATCGGCCACGGTACCACCATACACGTGAAGTTGCGGGTTCCGGACCCGCCGCGCTCCCAGACGGCGACACGAGACTGA
- a CDS encoding sigma 54-interacting transcriptional regulator has protein sequence MRRKQPANARVLIVDDQKDIHEDFEEMLRPRPMAAADDPTAAFLSHVESDHHLPAFELLHAMGGEEACALLAREAHRKRPIAAAYVDIRMPPGIDGVATVRSIRRIDRAIEIVLMTAYTDTPLADIVQDMELLHKLLYIRKPFAREEIQQITLALVEKWNLEQELAAGRRQLTITNQRLTAVLDSIGEAIAVCDDAQRLVFANRYYQRMMASTEEEMKALTSQQADALWETRMRKVPLTDVGSFLTSDAGGELVELVEQAEPAAGADRSPRKYGAPGPMPGGRLYSRQHRPVHDDRGRVVGDLYVYRDLAEVVAIEQMQAEVRSLRETLESAYSFDGIEGSSVAMQRVYALMKRAMEVDITVLVRGESGTGKELVAKALHFNGARCKGPFMAVNCAAVPEAMIESELFGHEQGAFTGATSSRIGYFERAHGGTILLDEIADMNPALQAKLLRVLQERELQRVGGTTTIPVDVRVIAATNRDLEAAMRAGEFREDLYFRLASFPIVIPPLRERREDIPQLVNHFLKRHAERNGEPVKRISPGAIGRLLAYDWPGNIRELSGVIERAALVDTTGTIHAAALTSHLRPARPERGVAEESGAPTKVLQLDIIERQAVLQALKASAHNVTRAAHTLGISRATLHRKLKKYGLSARARGD, from the coding sequence GTGAGACGCAAGCAACCGGCGAACGCCAGAGTTCTGATCGTCGACGACCAGAAGGACATCCATGAAGACTTCGAGGAGATGCTCCGGCCGCGGCCCATGGCGGCGGCGGACGACCCGACGGCGGCGTTCCTCAGCCACGTGGAGTCAGATCATCATCTGCCGGCATTCGAGCTGCTGCACGCGATGGGAGGCGAGGAGGCGTGCGCGCTCCTGGCACGTGAAGCGCACCGCAAACGCCCCATCGCGGCTGCTTACGTCGACATCAGAATGCCGCCCGGCATCGACGGCGTGGCAACGGTCCGGAGTATCCGCCGCATCGACCGGGCCATCGAGATCGTGCTGATGACAGCGTATACGGACACGCCACTGGCCGACATCGTGCAAGACATGGAACTGCTCCACAAGCTGCTGTACATCAGAAAGCCGTTCGCACGCGAGGAGATTCAGCAGATCACCCTGGCGCTGGTCGAAAAGTGGAACCTGGAGCAGGAACTGGCGGCGGGGCGCCGCCAGTTGACCATCACCAACCAACGGCTGACGGCGGTGCTCGACTCCATCGGCGAGGCGATTGCGGTCTGTGATGACGCGCAGCGACTGGTGTTCGCCAATCGTTACTATCAGCGCATGATGGCCTCCACCGAGGAGGAGATGAAGGCGTTGACTTCCCAGCAAGCGGATGCGCTGTGGGAAACGCGGATGCGCAAGGTACCGCTGACCGACGTGGGCAGTTTTCTCACGTCCGATGCGGGCGGAGAACTCGTGGAACTGGTGGAACAGGCGGAGCCCGCTGCCGGGGCGGACCGGAGCCCGCGGAAGTACGGTGCTCCGGGGCCGATGCCGGGTGGTCGCCTCTATTCTCGGCAGCACAGGCCCGTGCACGATGACCGGGGAAGGGTGGTCGGCGACCTGTACGTGTACCGCGACCTTGCCGAAGTCGTCGCGATCGAGCAGATGCAGGCCGAGGTGCGGAGTCTGCGCGAGACGCTGGAGTCGGCCTACTCATTCGACGGCATCGAGGGCTCGAGCGTGGCGATGCAGCGTGTATACGCGCTGATGAAGCGGGCGATGGAGGTCGACATCACGGTCCTTGTCCGCGGCGAGAGCGGTACCGGCAAGGAGCTGGTAGCCAAGGCCCTGCACTTCAACGGCGCACGCTGCAAGGGGCCCTTCATGGCAGTGAACTGCGCGGCAGTGCCGGAGGCTATGATCGAGAGCGAGTTGTTCGGGCACGAGCAGGGGGCATTCACCGGTGCGACGAGCAGCCGGATCGGGTACTTTGAACGCGCGCACGGTGGCACGATCCTGCTGGACGAGATCGCCGACATGAATCCGGCGCTGCAGGCCAAGCTGCTGCGTGTCCTGCAGGAGCGCGAACTGCAGCGGGTCGGTGGAACGACTACGATCCCGGTGGACGTTAGGGTGATTGCCGCCACCAACCGGGATCTTGAGGCGGCGATGCGGGCGGGCGAGTTCCGTGAGGATCTGTACTTCCGCCTGGCGTCGTTCCCGATCGTGATACCTCCGCTCCGCGAGCGACGCGAGGACATTCCGCAGCTCGTGAACCACTTCCTGAAGCGGCACGCCGAGCGCAACGGCGAACCGGTGAAGCGGATTTCTCCGGGCGCGATAGGCCGGCTGCTGGCGTACGACTGGCCCGGCAACATTCGCGAGCTGAGCGGCGTCATCGAACGTGCCGCATTGGTCGACACCACCGGTACCATTCATGCAGCCGCTCTGACGTCGCATCTGCGACCGGCGCGCCCGGAACGTGGCGTCGCCGAGGAATCCGGCGCGCCGACGAAAGTGCTGCAGTTGGACATTATCGAGCGCCAGGCAGTGCTCCAGGCGCTCAAGGCGTCCGCCCACAACGTGACGCGAGCGGCGCATACCCTCGGCATCAGTCGCGCCACTCTGCACCGGAAGCTGAAGAAGTATGGCCTGTCCGCGCGCGCCCGCGGCGACTGA
- a CDS encoding AAA family ATPase codes for MNQWIPRSAERDVKSALRRSPAVLLLGARQVGKSTLARRLVAEDPAAAAYLDLERMPDRQRLQDADAYLRAVGSRLLVIDEVHRAPELFDTLRGVIDERRFRGDRYGHFLLLGSASIELLRQTESLAGRVSSVEMTPVLLNEAAGAGLTLPELWLRGGFPDSLTARDTGDSLPRSMARSNH; via the coding sequence ATGAATCAATGGATTCCACGCTCCGCTGAGAGGGACGTCAAGAGTGCCCTGCGCCGCTCGCCGGCGGTGCTGCTGCTGGGAGCGCGGCAGGTGGGAAAGTCGACCCTGGCCCGGCGCCTGGTGGCTGAGGATCCGGCTGCCGCGGCGTACCTGGATCTGGAGCGGATGCCGGACCGGCAGCGGCTGCAGGATGCGGACGCCTATCTGCGGGCGGTGGGCAGCAGGCTGCTGGTGATCGATGAGGTGCACCGCGCACCGGAGCTGTTCGACACGTTGCGCGGCGTGATCGACGAGCGGCGCTTCCGGGGCGACCGCTACGGCCACTTTCTCCTGCTTGGCTCGGCCTCCATCGAGCTGTTGCGGCAGACCGAGAGCCTCGCAGGACGGGTTTCCTCCGTGGAGATGACTCCGGTGCTGCTGAACGAGGCCGCCGGCGCCGGGCTGACGCTGCCCGAACTGTGGTTGCGCGGCGGCTTCCCGGACAGCCTTACGGCGCGCGACACCGGCGACAGCCTGCCGCGCTCGATGGCGCGTAGTAACCACTGA
- a CDS encoding type II toxin-antitoxin system PemK/MazF family toxin, translating to MTVAASGDYGKPRPSVVVQSDVFPAEHASVIVCQMTSTLSDAPDFRVTVEPSALNGLRRTSQIMADKPVTVRRERISTRIGRLDSRELLRLNRALALCMGLSD from the coding sequence GTGACCGTCGCGGCATCCGGGGACTACGGTAAACCGCGCCCGTCGGTGGTTGTGCAGAGCGACGTGTTTCCGGCCGAGCATGCATCCGTAATCGTATGTCAGATGACCTCTACGCTGAGCGACGCCCCCGATTTCCGCGTGACTGTCGAGCCGTCTGCGCTGAACGGTCTCCGGCGCACGTCGCAGATCATGGCCGACAAGCCGGTAACCGTTCGACGGGAGAGAATCAGCACCCGAATCGGGCGATTGGACAGCCGGGAGTTGCTGCGCCTCAATCGAGCGCTTGCTCTTTGCATGGGCTTGTCCGACTGA
- a CDS encoding ATP-binding protein, translating to MINRWLQSSLAEDLRKPFVHILFGARQTGKSTLLSHLLPAPSLHYNLADPEERSRLLADVGAFRRECEALPARTEPHVVFVDEAQAVPAVFDAVQVLYDRAKLRWKFVLCGSSARKLRQTGANLLPGRSLLHRLFPLILAERPAATGAAATALVLPVPTTGAGSSFPAAGLEERLAYGDLPGVVLLDEADRTRILSTFAAVYLEEEIRREALVRDWGGFVNFLRLAARESGNVVNYANISREVGLSVPTIKSHYQLLEDMFVGVRIPAYSGSARKTLLSTPRFVLFDLGIRHAASGAQPGVDVVRADPGRYFEQWVVLELWKRLQYLGAGRLSFYRTRGGAEIDVVVERPDGDLVPVEVKWTRRPAPGDARHVEAFVREQAAATEGFVVCRCPRPMRLTPHVTAIPWFAL from the coding sequence ATGATCAATCGGTGGCTTCAGTCGTCTCTCGCCGAGGATCTCCGCAAGCCATTCGTGCATATCCTCTTCGGAGCGCGGCAGACGGGCAAGTCGACCCTCCTCTCCCATCTCCTGCCCGCGCCGTCGCTCCACTACAACCTGGCGGACCCGGAAGAGCGCAGCCGCCTGCTGGCAGATGTGGGTGCGTTTCGACGTGAGTGCGAGGCACTCCCCGCCCGAACGGAGCCTCACGTGGTGTTCGTCGACGAAGCACAGGCGGTCCCCGCGGTGTTCGATGCGGTCCAGGTGCTGTACGATCGCGCCAAGCTGCGCTGGAAGTTCGTGCTGTGCGGCAGCTCGGCTCGCAAGCTGCGGCAGACCGGCGCCAACCTGTTGCCGGGAAGGAGCTTGTTGCACCGCCTGTTCCCGCTCATCCTCGCGGAACGTCCGGCTGCCACCGGCGCGGCTGCCACCGCTCTCGTACTTCCCGTCCCGACGACCGGCGCCGGCAGTTCCTTTCCGGCCGCCGGCCTGGAGGAGCGGCTGGCGTACGGCGACCTGCCGGGTGTGGTACTGCTGGACGAGGCCGACCGTACCCGGATCCTGTCCACCTTCGCCGCCGTGTACCTGGAAGAGGAAATCCGGCGCGAGGCGCTGGTACGGGACTGGGGTGGGTTCGTCAACTTTCTGCGGCTGGCAGCCCGCGAATCGGGCAACGTCGTCAACTACGCCAACATCTCTCGCGAGGTCGGCCTGTCGGTGCCGACGATCAAGTCCCACTACCAGCTCCTGGAGGACATGTTCGTCGGCGTCCGCATTCCGGCCTACTCGGGCAGCGCGCGCAAGACGCTGCTGTCCACGCCGCGCTTCGTACTGTTCGACTTGGGCATCCGGCACGCTGCGAGCGGCGCGCAGCCCGGTGTCGACGTGGTGCGTGCCGATCCCGGACGCTACTTCGAGCAGTGGGTGGTGCTGGAACTGTGGAAACGGCTGCAGTACCTGGGAGCGGGGCGTCTCTCCTTCTACCGTACCCGCGGCGGGGCGGAGATAGACGTCGTGGTGGAGCGACCGGACGGAGACCTCGTACCGGTGGAGGTAAAGTGGACGCGGCGGCCCGCCCCGGGAGACGCGCGGCACGTGGAAGCGTTCGTGCGCGAGCAGGCAGCCGCAACGGAGGGGTTCGTGGTGTGCCGTTGTCCGCGCCCCATGCGGTTGACCCCGCACGTCACCGCAATCCCCTGGTTCGCGCTGTGA
- a CDS encoding ABC transporter permease: MSVRPKPRAFLIDLLRRLVGERPLGAASAVVILLLAVVAVLADVLAPFPFAEMHLVDRLGDPSATYLLGTDQLGRDVLSRLVYGARTSLGVGFAATVLSTLVALLVGGVAGFVGGKLDILVQRFVDAWMSFPGLLLLLTIITIVGQGILQIIVVLGVTSGIGNSRVIRSAVIGIKENAYFESARAIGGSVWHTLRRHVWPNITAPVIVVFSITIGGIIIAEASLSFLGFGLPTTVPSWGGMLSREGRQFMEMAPRLAMWPGVALTVVVYCLNMFGDAVRDLLDPRLRGSGSGAAGLGTGGMSARAIEGARRALQKANRST; this comes from the coding sequence GTGAGTGTGCGGCCCAAGCCACGGGCTTTTCTGATCGACCTGCTGCGGCGGCTGGTCGGGGAGCGGCCGCTGGGGGCGGCGAGCGCGGTGGTGATCCTGCTGCTGGCGGTGGTCGCCGTCCTGGCCGATGTCCTGGCGCCCTTTCCGTTCGCGGAGATGCACCTGGTCGACCGGCTGGGCGACCCGTCGGCCACCTACCTGCTGGGCACCGACCAGCTCGGCCGCGACGTGTTGAGCCGGCTGGTGTACGGCGCCCGCACCTCGCTGGGGGTGGGCTTTGCCGCCACCGTGCTGAGCACGCTGGTGGCGCTGCTGGTGGGCGGCGTGGCCGGCTTCGTGGGCGGCAAGCTGGACATCCTGGTGCAGCGCTTCGTCGATGCCTGGATGTCGTTCCCCGGCCTGTTGCTGCTGCTGACCATCATCACCATCGTCGGCCAGGGCATCCTGCAGATCATCGTGGTGCTCGGGGTCACCTCCGGCATCGGCAACTCGCGGGTGATCCGCAGCGCCGTGATCGGCATCAAGGAGAACGCCTACTTCGAGAGCGCGCGCGCCATCGGCGGCAGCGTGTGGCACACGCTGCGGCGGCACGTGTGGCCCAACATCACGGCGCCGGTGATCGTGGTGTTCTCGATCACCATCGGCGGCATCATCATCGCCGAGGCGTCCTTGAGCTTCCTGGGCTTCGGGTTGCCGACCACGGTGCCGAGCTGGGGCGGCATGCTGAGCCGCGAGGGGCGCCAGTTCATGGAGATGGCGCCGCGGCTGGCGATGTGGCCCGGCGTGGCTCTCACGGTGGTGGTGTACTGCCTCAACATGTTCGGCGATGCGGTCCGCGACCTGCTCGACCCGCGGCTGCGGGGCAGCGGCTCCGGCGCCGCCGGCCTCGGCACCGGCGGCATGAGCGCCCGCGCCATCGAAGGCGCCCGCCGCGCCCTGCAAAAGGCCAACCGCTCCACCTGA
- a CDS encoding ABC transporter permease, whose translation MRTYIIRRVLLLIPTFLLLTLLVFLSVRFLPGDVVDAMMARVAQDQGGTAHFDRAAVERMLGLDVPAPVQYVRWLGGIVLRGTLGDSLFGGATVEAKILGRLAITVELGVLSILIGLVIAVPVGIYSAVRQDTAADYAGRSIAIIGLATPNFWLATLVLTFPAIWWAWAPPLRMVAFADDPLRNLAHMLIPSLILGTFLSATVMRMTRTMMLEVLRQDFIRTAWAKGLRERLIILRHVIKNALIPVATLIGLQLPILVGGSVIMENMFALPGLGRLMLEALSVRDYPLVSGINLFFATAVMSINLLIDILYGYLDPRVQYR comes from the coding sequence ATGCGAACGTACATCATTCGCCGTGTCCTGCTGCTGATCCCGACGTTCCTGCTGCTCACGCTCCTGGTGTTTCTCTCCGTGCGCTTCCTGCCCGGCGACGTGGTCGACGCCATGATGGCGCGGGTGGCGCAGGACCAGGGCGGGACGGCGCACTTCGACCGTGCGGCCGTCGAGCGCATGCTCGGGCTGGACGTGCCGGCGCCGGTGCAGTACGTGCGCTGGCTGGGCGGCATCGTCCTGCGCGGCACCCTGGGCGACTCGCTGTTCGGCGGCGCCACCGTCGAGGCGAAGATCCTAGGCCGGCTGGCGATCACCGTCGAGCTGGGCGTGCTGTCCATCCTCATCGGGCTGGTGATAGCCGTGCCGGTGGGCATCTACTCGGCGGTGCGGCAGGACACCGCGGCCGACTACGCCGGCCGTTCCATCGCCATCATCGGTCTGGCCACGCCCAACTTCTGGCTCGCCACCCTGGTGCTGACCTTCCCCGCCATCTGGTGGGCGTGGGCGCCGCCGCTGCGCATGGTGGCGTTCGCCGACGACCCGCTGCGCAACCTCGCCCACATGCTCATTCCCAGCCTGATTCTGGGTACCTTCCTGTCCGCCACGGTGATGCGCATGACGCGCACGATGATGCTGGAGGTGCTGCGCCAGGACTTCATCCGCACCGCCTGGGCGAAGGGACTGCGGGAGCGCCTGATCATCCTGCGCCACGTGATCAAGAACGCGCTGATCCCGGTGGCGACGCTGATCGGCCTGCAGCTCCCGATCCTGGTCGGCGGCTCGGTGATCATGGAGAACATGTTCGCGCTGCCGGGCCTGGGGCGGCTGATGCTGGAGGCGCTGAGTGTGCGCGACTACCCGCTGGTGTCGGGCATCAACCTGTTCTTTGCCACCGCGGTGATGTCGATCAACCTGTTGATCGACATTCTCTACGGCTACCTGGACCCGCGGGTGCAGTACCGGTGA
- a CDS encoding ABC transporter substrate-binding protein, with amino-acid sequence MTPRLMLLPLAFALAATVAFAAADSEEAAATEKEMVLDPTTGEMITAPEYGGTITYGRTGTGEHCDAWANSGWSHHFVGVVTEQLTIADWGIDRSVDDLRLFSYPLSTMKGQLAERWEAPDATTFIFHLRSGVRWHDKAPMNGRELTAKDVEFNYHRILGLGSGFTEASPHAGQYPKMESVTATDASTVEFKLAEPDHVSPLKPVPQYGGGFGLFNMWIAWIYPPEVIQEHGDIQDCTNLVGTGPMELTDLVEGSSVTWTKNPNYWGFDEKFPDNRLPYADEIVTLIMPDPAARIAALRSGQVDMLCNCGDSQLRSIDQVDSLQKTDPHIRMWERPGRSDNAFRFITVGRPPFNDIRVRQALQMAIDRETIANTYFKGFADPTPHGLLHNDGPYGTPFDEWPEEIKQYYRYDPERARQLLAEAGYPDGFKTELKYFERYDANYAELVIGYWAEIGVDVEMSIHGAAEVLAIAREHTSDGIAHGENSNPTSDVSNLESFYRSNSPYGLNDDGLGVNDPHMDELIDAAKAANTMEDIVRLTKEANLYALSQHWHIDGPGPVPQFNVAQPWIKSYNGEVSIGVGQFTTILTRLWIDQDLKREMGF; translated from the coding sequence ATGACTCCGAGACTCATGTTGCTGCCGCTGGCGTTCGCGCTTGCGGCTACCGTTGCGTTCGCCGCCGCCGACAGCGAGGAGGCGGCCGCTACCGAGAAGGAGATGGTGCTCGACCCCACCACCGGGGAGATGATAACCGCCCCCGAGTACGGCGGCACCATCACCTACGGGCGCACCGGCACCGGCGAGCACTGCGATGCCTGGGCCAACAGCGGCTGGTCGCATCACTTCGTCGGCGTGGTCACCGAGCAGCTCACCATCGCGGACTGGGGAATCGACCGCAGCGTGGACGACCTGCGGCTCTTTTCCTATCCGTTGTCCACCATGAAGGGACAGTTGGCGGAGCGGTGGGAAGCGCCGGACGCGACCACCTTCATCTTCCACCTCCGCTCCGGCGTTCGCTGGCACGACAAGGCGCCGATGAACGGTCGCGAACTGACCGCCAAGGACGTCGAGTTCAACTACCATCGCATCCTCGGGCTCGGCAGCGGCTTCACCGAAGCCTCGCCGCACGCCGGCCAGTACCCCAAGATGGAATCGGTGACGGCCACCGACGCATCGACGGTGGAGTTCAAGCTGGCGGAGCCGGACCACGTCTCGCCCCTGAAGCCGGTTCCCCAATACGGCGGCGGATTCGGGCTGTTCAACATGTGGATTGCGTGGATCTATCCGCCGGAGGTGATCCAGGAGCACGGCGACATCCAGGACTGCACGAACCTGGTCGGCACCGGGCCGATGGAGTTGACCGACCTGGTGGAAGGCAGCTCCGTGACCTGGACCAAGAACCCCAACTACTGGGGGTTCGACGAGAAGTTCCCGGACAACCGCCTGCCCTACGCCGACGAGATCGTCACCCTGATCATGCCGGATCCGGCTGCCAGGATCGCGGCCCTGCGTTCGGGTCAAGTCGACATGTTGTGCAACTGCGGCGACAGCCAGTTGCGGTCGATCGACCAGGTCGACAGCCTGCAGAAGACCGATCCCCACATCCGGATGTGGGAGCGCCCCGGTCGATCCGACAACGCATTCCGGTTCATTACCGTGGGCCGGCCGCCGTTCAACGACATCCGGGTGCGCCAGGCCCTGCAGATGGCGATAGATCGGGAGACGATCGCCAACACCTACTTCAAGGGGTTTGCGGACCCCACGCCGCACGGACTTTTGCACAACGACGGCCCCTACGGGACGCCGTTCGACGAGTGGCCGGAGGAGATCAAGCAGTACTACCGCTACGATCCGGAGCGCGCCAGGCAGCTCCTGGCCGAGGCGGGCTATCCCGACGGTTTCAAGACCGAACTGAAGTACTTCGAACGCTATGACGCGAACTACGCGGAGCTGGTCATCGGCTACTGGGCTGAGATCGGCGTCGACGTCGAGATGAGCATCCATGGCGCCGCGGAGGTTCTGGCCATCGCCCGCGAGCACACCTCGGACGGAATTGCACACGGCGAAAACTCCAACCCGACCTCGGATGTTTCAAACCTGGAGTCCTTTTACCGCTCCAATTCCCCCTACGGCTTGAACGACGACGGATTGGGCGTCAACGATCCGCACATGGACGAGCTGATCGACGCCGCCAAGGCGGCTAACACGATGGAGGACATCGTTCGGCTCACCAAGGAGGCGAATCTGTACGCGCTGAGCCAGCACTGGCACATCGACGGTCCCGGTCCGGTCCCGCAGTTCAACGTCGCTCAGCCATGGATCAAGAGCTACAACGGAGAGGTGTCGATCGGGGTGGGGCAGTTCACCACGATCCTGACCCGTCTGTGGATCGACCAGGATCTGAAGCGGGAGATGGGCTTCTGA